From the genome of Herpetosiphonaceae bacterium:
GGACGTCGGCAAGAACCTGACCGGCGGCTGGTACGACGCGGGCGATCATGTCAAGTTCGGCTTCCCGATGGCAAGCTCGGCCACGATGCTGGCCTGGGGTGCGGTCGAGTACCGCGATGCCTACACCAGTAGCGGCCAGCTCGACGAGCTACTCAACAACCTGCGCTTCGTCAACGATTACTTCATCCGCGCGCACACTGCGCCCAACGAGCTATACGGCCAGGTCGGCAACGGCGGCGCGGATCACGCCTGGTGGGGACCGGCGGAAGTGATGCAGATGGCGCGGCCCTCCTACAAGATCGACGCCTCGTGCCCCGGCTCGGATCTCGCGGGTGAGACGGCGGCGGCGATGGCCGCCTCATCGATGGTCTTCCGCTCGACCGACGCGGCCTACGCCGATACGCTGCTGAGCCATGCCCGGCAACTCTACAGCTTCGCCGACACCTATCGCGGCAAGTACTCAAGCTGCATCACCGACGCGGCGAGCTACTACAACTCGTGGAGCGGCTACAACGACGAGCTGGTCTGGGGCGCGATCTGGCTGTATCGCGCCACGGGCGACGCCGCCTACCTGAGCAAGGCCGAGAGCTACTACGCCAACTTGAACACCGAGCCACAGTCGACGGTCAAGTCGTACAAGTGGACGCACGCCTGGGACGACAAAGCCTACGGCAGCTATGTGCTGCTCGCCAAGCTGACCGGCAAGCAGCAGTATAAGGACGACGCCCAGCGCTGGCTCGACTACTGGACGGTTGGCGTCAACGGCGCGCGCGTGACGTACACGCCCGGCGGCTTGGCCTGGCTCGATCAGTGGGGATCGCTGCGCTACGCGGCCAATACCGCGTTCGTTGCCCTGGTCTATGCCGACTACCTGGGCTCCACCAATGCGCTCTACACCCGCTACCACGATTTCGCCGCGCGCCAGATCAACTATATGCTGGGCGCGAACCCACGCAACAGCAGCTACGTCGTCGGCTTCGGCACCAACGCTCCCAGGAACCCGCACCACCGCACCGCACACGGCTCGTGGACCGACAACATCAACGAGCCGAGCTACCAGCGCCATGTGCTCTACGGCGCGCTCGTGGGGGGCCCCAACTCCAGCGACGGCTACACCGACAGCCGCAGCGACTACGTGATGAACGAGGTCGCCACCGACTACAACGCGGGCTTTACCGGCGCGCTGGCGCGCATGTACCGGGAGTACGGCGGCACGACGCTGACCTCGTTCCCGCCGCGTGAGACTCGCGATGACGACGAGATCTATGTGCAGGCGGGCGTCAACTCGTCGGGCACCAACTACACCGAGATCAAAGCGATCCTGATCAATAAATCGGGCTGGCCCGCGCGCATGCTCGATAAAGGCTCGTTCCGCTACTACTTCACCCTGGAGTCGGGCGTGACGCCGAGCATGATCACGCTGAGCTCGGCCTACAACCAGTGCTCAGCGCCTACCGGCCCGACGCTCTTCTCCGGCAGCACCTACTACGTGACGATCAACTGCACCGGCACCAAGATCTATCCCGGCGGCCAGTCGGCCTACAAGAAGGAAGTTCAGTTCCGCATCGCCAGCTCCGGCGCGTGGAATCCCACCAACGACTGGTCGTACCAGGGCATCGCGACGACGCCGGGCGCTACGCCGGTCAAAGCGGCCAATATCACGGTCTACGATAACGGCGTGAAGGTCTTTGGTAACGAGCCCGGCCCTGTCCAGCCGACGCCCACCCCGACCACGCCGCCAAACCCGACGCCCACCCCGACCACGCCGCCAAATCCGACACCGACGCCCACTCCGCCACCAAACCCGACGCCGACGCCCAGCCCACCGCCGCCGACCGGCGGGCTGAAGGTGCAGTACCGCGCGGGCGATACCAATGTCGGCGATAACCAGATCAAGCCGCATTTCAATGTGGTCAACACCGGCACCACCAGCGTGCCCTTGAGCGAACTGAAGATCCGCTACTGGTACACCATCGACGGCGATAAGCCGCAGAACTACTGGTGCGACTACGCGACCGTCGGCTGCGGTACGATCACTGCCCGCTTCGTGAAGCTGACCACGCCGCGCACCACTGCCGACTACTACCTGGAGGTCGGCTTTACCGGCGGCACGCTCGCGCCCGGCGCCAGCACCGGCGAGATCCAG
Proteins encoded in this window:
- a CDS encoding glycoside hydrolase family 9 protein; the encoded protein is MTTTYLRSRRVLRRAIPLATVLLIAALVRFPLVSLQAAPAYNYAEALQKAIFFYEAQQSGPKPSWNRVEWRGNSGMTDGADVGKNLTGGWYDAGDHVKFGFPMASSATMLAWGAVEYRDAYTSSGQLDELLNNLRFVNDYFIRAHTAPNELYGQVGNGGADHAWWGPAEVMQMARPSYKIDASCPGSDLAGETAAAMAASSMVFRSTDAAYADTLLSHARQLYSFADTYRGKYSSCITDAASYYNSWSGYNDELVWGAIWLYRATGDAAYLSKAESYYANLNTEPQSTVKSYKWTHAWDDKAYGSYVLLAKLTGKQQYKDDAQRWLDYWTVGVNGARVTYTPGGLAWLDQWGSLRYAANTAFVALVYADYLGSTNALYTRYHDFAARQINYMLGANPRNSSYVVGFGTNAPRNPHHRTAHGSWTDNINEPSYQRHVLYGALVGGPNSSDGYTDSRSDYVMNEVATDYNAGFTGALARMYREYGGTTLTSFPPRETRDDDEIYVQAGVNSSGTNYTEIKAILINKSGWPARMLDKGSFRYYFTLESGVTPSMITLSSAYNQCSAPTGPTLFSGSTYYVTINCTGTKIYPGGQSAYKKEVQFRIASSGAWNPTNDWSYQGIATTPGATPVKAANITVYDNGVKVFGNEPGPVQPTPTPTTPPNPTPTPTTPPNPTPTPTPPPNPTPTPSPPPPTGGLKVQYRAGDTNVGDNQIKPHFNVVNTGTTSVPLSELKIRYWYTIDGDKPQNYWCDYATVGCGTITARFVKLTTPRTTADYYLEVGFTGGTLAPGASTGEIQNRFSKSDWTTYTESNDYSFDATKTVFTDWSRVTLYRNGTRVWGTEP